In a genomic window of Occallatibacter riparius:
- a CDS encoding (Fe-S)-binding protein: MRASLFITCYNDTLFPETGRAVVTLLERLGVEVEFRPAQTCCGQMHANTGFRGEAFSLAKQFVRLYADAKAVVIPSSSCVAMIRDQYPALIDELGNQDLRRDFDALLPRVHEFSEFVVDVLQVENVGAYFPHRVTYHASCHGLRALELGDRPFRLLKNVEGLDLAPLDHLDRCCGFGGTFSVKNAEVSSAMMTAKLQDVLATRAEFCTALDNSCLMHLGGAMHREFAAMRTIHMAQILASTREHPAEVL; this comes from the coding sequence ATGCGTGCATCTCTGTTTATCACGTGCTATAACGACACGCTTTTCCCTGAGACCGGGCGTGCCGTTGTGACACTGCTCGAGCGCCTGGGCGTCGAGGTGGAGTTCCGCCCCGCGCAAACCTGCTGCGGCCAAATGCATGCAAACACAGGCTTTCGCGGCGAGGCCTTCAGCCTTGCCAAGCAGTTCGTGCGGCTCTACGCCGATGCGAAGGCGGTAGTCATCCCATCGTCTTCCTGCGTGGCGATGATCCGCGACCAATACCCCGCCCTGATCGACGAATTGGGGAACCAAGACCTGCGCCGGGACTTCGACGCCCTGCTGCCCCGCGTCCATGAGTTCAGCGAGTTCGTTGTGGATGTGCTCCAGGTTGAGAATGTCGGCGCGTACTTCCCCCACCGCGTGACCTACCACGCCAGTTGCCACGGCCTGCGCGCTCTTGAACTTGGCGACCGCCCCTTCCGCCTGCTGAAAAATGTCGAAGGCCTCGACCTCGCTCCCCTGGACCACCTCGACCGCTGCTGCGGCTTTGGCGGAACATTCAGCGTCAAGAACGCCGAAGTATCGAGCGCGATGATGACGGCCAAGCTTCAAGACGTCCTGGCTACCCGCGCTGAGTTCTGCACAGCGCTCGATAACAGCTGCCTGATGCACCTCGGCGGCGCAATGCACCGCGAGTTTGCAGCCATGCGCACCATCCACATGGCGCAAATTCTCGCCAGCACCCGCGAGCATCCAGCGGAGGTCCTGTGA
- a CDS encoding TIM barrel protein, which produces MSLSESVAFDRAVKALDSFRIEIPSWGFANTGTRFGKFVQAAAASTIEEKFADAGEVNRLTGATPTLALHVLWDLPSGSPHDVANVRALEKRYGVRSGSINPNLFQDQEYKYGSLCNPSAEVRARALGHMVKSIELGQQLGSRDVSLWLADGSNYPGTQSIRNRIEWLEDALRTAHAHLAPEQRLLVEYKPFEPAFYHTDIADWGMAMHLAREAGPQARVLVDTGHHYAGQNIEQIVAWLLHTGMLGGFHFNDRRYADDDLTLGSIDPYQVFRIFHEIHSAQSDDLQMDVAFMIDQSHNLKGKLEAMVQTVATAQEMWVKAALVDREELAALQTSCELVNAEETFRGAFWRDVRPMVATWREKRGIPADPLAALRESGYVERITRERGSRQVGVASYA; this is translated from the coding sequence ATGAGTTTGTCAGAGTCGGTTGCATTCGATCGCGCTGTCAAAGCGCTCGACAGTTTTCGCATCGAGATTCCCTCATGGGGATTCGCGAACACCGGCACGCGCTTCGGCAAGTTTGTGCAGGCCGCCGCAGCTTCTACCATTGAGGAGAAGTTCGCCGACGCCGGCGAAGTGAACCGACTCACCGGCGCAACGCCCACCCTCGCCCTGCATGTCTTATGGGACCTTCCCAGCGGCAGCCCCCATGACGTCGCCAACGTCCGCGCGCTGGAAAAACGCTATGGTGTGCGCTCCGGCTCCATCAATCCGAACCTCTTCCAGGACCAGGAGTACAAGTACGGATCGCTGTGCAATCCATCGGCAGAAGTGCGCGCCCGCGCCCTGGGGCACATGGTCAAGTCCATTGAGCTCGGCCAGCAGCTTGGGTCGCGCGATGTGTCCCTGTGGCTCGCGGATGGATCCAACTACCCCGGCACGCAGAGCATTCGCAACCGCATCGAGTGGCTGGAAGACGCACTGCGCACTGCGCACGCGCACCTCGCTCCTGAGCAGCGGCTGCTTGTCGAATACAAGCCCTTCGAGCCCGCTTTCTATCACACCGACATTGCCGACTGGGGCATGGCCATGCACCTCGCGCGCGAGGCCGGCCCGCAGGCCCGCGTGCTTGTCGATACCGGCCATCACTATGCGGGGCAGAACATCGAGCAGATCGTCGCCTGGCTCCTCCACACCGGCATGCTCGGCGGATTCCACTTCAACGACCGGCGCTACGCTGATGACGATCTGACGCTCGGTTCAATCGACCCCTACCAGGTCTTCCGCATCTTCCACGAGATCCACTCAGCGCAGTCCGATGACCTTCAAATGGACGTCGCCTTCATGATCGACCAGAGCCACAACCTGAAGGGCAAGCTGGAAGCGATGGTGCAGACCGTTGCGACGGCGCAGGAGATGTGGGTGAAGGCCGCCCTCGTCGATCGTGAAGAGCTTGCCGCGCTGCAGACCTCATGCGAACTGGTCAACGCAGAGGAGACATTCCGCGGCGCCTTCTGGCGCGATGTACGCCCCATGGTCGCCACGTGGCGTGAGAAGCGCGGAATTCCTGCCGATCCACTTGCCGCACTTCGCGAGAGCGGTTATGTGGAGCGCATCACCCGCGAACGCGGCAGCCGGCAAGTCGGCGTCGCAAGCTACGCGTAA
- a CDS encoding LutC/YkgG family protein: protein MSATRSRSAVLGRIRAATTTTPHAGTYESLPRAYRMQGELSSDQCVALLIERLREYDADITECTPDALIPTIATQIAKSGRSILAAPIGLPEDWLVPGCDWRVDHDLSHDQIEQTQGVVTAATCAVAESGTIVLHHGPAEGRRVLSLLPDWHLCVLKTSQVVETLPEYFARCDAPPALATFISGPSATADIEMTRIKGVHGPRFLNVIVVRD from the coding sequence ATGAGCGCGACCCGTTCACGTTCGGCAGTGCTCGGCCGCATTCGCGCGGCGACCACGACGACTCCGCATGCAGGCACTTACGAATCGCTTCCGCGCGCCTATCGCATGCAGGGCGAGCTCAGCAGCGATCAATGCGTGGCACTCCTCATCGAGCGCCTGCGCGAGTACGACGCCGACATCACGGAGTGCACACCCGACGCGCTGATCCCGACCATCGCCACACAGATCGCAAAAAGCGGACGCAGCATATTGGCCGCACCAATCGGCCTTCCAGAAGATTGGCTCGTTCCCGGCTGCGACTGGCGAGTGGATCACGATCTCTCGCACGACCAGATCGAACAGACGCAGGGCGTCGTCACGGCAGCCACCTGTGCCGTTGCGGAGTCCGGCACAATCGTGCTGCACCACGGGCCAGCCGAGGGCCGCCGCGTCCTCTCGCTCCTGCCTGACTGGCACCTGTGCGTGCTCAAGACATCGCAGGTAGTGGAGACATTGCCTGAATACTTTGCGCGTTGTGACGCACCGCCGGCGCTGGCAACCTTCATCTCAGGACCCAGCGCAACAGCAGATATCGAAATGACACGCATCAAGGGCGTGCACGGGCCCAGGTTTCTCAATGTAATTGTGGTTCGCGATTAG
- a CDS encoding Ig-like domain repeat protein, translated as MRTRFLTCLAAGVVALATALHAQVSSVTPRIVSPIDDQSLTMLKGNIAPVARAEFDKGKASPSTQLRNVRLVLSRSPEQQAALETLMAAQLDKNSPEYHHWLTPAEFNRRFGAADSDVAAITAWLQSQGLTVEKATSTGSSLAFSGTISQIENAFHLSMHAFQREGIDFIANVSEPKIPSALTTVVAGVAGLSTYAPKPHLVKGRSGMFNPGSGFAEASSPVRSPRPELTLSGPFLWITPADAATMYNTPNSYNGNFSIANGSYTGTGVTIGIGGVNDISPTTVVNYRNRFLNGDSTAPIITNIDGSAVIDPLGATDEAYIDNELAGGLAPGATIHFYTANPKTDGGISTVINQVINDNSVDIFSLSFGLCEMGFSTADNQANNDAWKQMAMQGIAVTVSTGDSGAAGCDNPSTPQGAATPYASYGLQVNGLASTPFNIAVGGTDTYGLLSAFSTYVNNNQSDTNSYRSVLSYIPEATWNDSTMFNGHLSGNVPNGYDTSQTNIVGGSGGASSCSTQSTTGACVSGYAKPSWQRGPGVPNDHVRDLPDVSLMAGNGNNNAAWLVCTDDSAGVSGTTYTNDCSTQGGNFYFSGFGGTSTSAPAFAGILALVQESQGGAGHRLGGDALKTLYDMFNGTHASAVFHDTTQGNISVYCSNGTPDCKANTAGYNFLTGYDTTSGYDLATGMGSVDATNLIKYWSSAIGSTASTITVTPSRSSITTADSLTVHVTVSGGSGTPTGTVSLSGGGYTSSEVALDGTGKASFTVPAGSFSTGTVTLTVAYSGDTTYASTTGTGSVTVTPVLLTPMVTVTPASSSIFVDQSLSVTVKVAGSGATPTGTVTLTSGSYTSAATSLASGSATITIPASTLAVGSATLTATYSGDSAYKTATGAGSVTVAARVTPTVTVTPASSSIFVNQPLSVTVNVAGSSGTPTGTVTLSGGGYTSAATTLASGSATINIPANSLTVGAVTLSVSYSGDTVYATATGTSSVTVKALTPLTPTVTVIPASSSLDPSQSLDVTVKVTGAGATPTGTVKLSSGSYTSAATTLSSGSATITIPANTFSPVGSVTLTAAYSGDSVYTAGTGTGTVTINAPYSMKATTPAAINAGGSATSTVTVTSDGVYSGTVAMACSLTSSPAGAQHAPSCSVSTGSSLTFDASHTTGTTTLNILTTAPTSANLDRRGLPGLTGAGGAVLALLAFFGIPARRRAWRAMLGLLVLIAALSSLSACGGSHGSTGGGGGTPGTTAGTYTFTVTGTGTPAVTPAPTATVTLTVN; from the coding sequence ATGCGTACACGCTTCCTGACTTGCCTGGCTGCAGGCGTCGTTGCTCTCGCCACCGCTCTCCATGCGCAGGTCTCCTCGGTTACGCCGCGCATTGTCTCGCCGATCGATGACCAGTCGCTGACCATGCTCAAGGGAAACATAGCCCCGGTGGCACGCGCTGAATTCGACAAGGGGAAAGCTTCGCCTTCCACGCAGTTGCGCAATGTCCGGCTTGTGCTGTCGCGCTCACCAGAGCAGCAGGCCGCGCTTGAAACGCTGATGGCCGCACAGCTCGACAAGAACTCGCCCGAATACCACCACTGGCTTACTCCGGCGGAATTCAATCGCCGCTTTGGGGCGGCCGACTCCGATGTCGCTGCGATCACGGCGTGGCTGCAGTCGCAAGGCCTGACCGTTGAGAAGGCGACCAGCACCGGCAGCAGTCTCGCGTTCTCCGGCACCATCAGCCAGATCGAGAACGCTTTTCACCTCTCGATGCACGCGTTCCAACGTGAGGGCATCGACTTTATCGCGAACGTGAGCGAGCCGAAGATTCCTTCCGCTCTGACGACCGTTGTCGCCGGCGTAGCCGGCCTCAGTACGTATGCGCCGAAGCCGCACCTGGTGAAAGGCCGGTCGGGCATGTTCAACCCCGGCAGCGGCTTTGCAGAAGCCAGCTCCCCGGTGCGGTCTCCGCGTCCGGAACTGACGCTGAGCGGGCCCTTTCTGTGGATCACGCCTGCGGATGCGGCGACGATGTACAACACGCCGAACTCATACAATGGCAATTTCTCTATTGCTAACGGCAGCTATACGGGCACAGGCGTCACCATCGGCATTGGCGGCGTGAACGATATCAGTCCCACAACGGTTGTCAACTACCGGAACCGTTTTCTGAATGGTGACTCGACCGCGCCCATCATCACCAACATCGACGGTTCCGCGGTGATCGACCCCCTTGGTGCTACCGACGAGGCTTACATTGACAACGAACTCGCCGGCGGACTTGCTCCGGGCGCTACCATCCACTTCTACACTGCCAATCCAAAAACCGATGGCGGGATCTCTACCGTCATAAACCAAGTCATCAACGACAACTCAGTCGACATCTTCAGTCTCAGCTTTGGTCTGTGCGAAATGGGCTTCAGCACCGCGGATAATCAGGCAAACAACGACGCTTGGAAGCAGATGGCGATGCAGGGAATCGCGGTTACGGTGTCGACGGGGGACAGCGGTGCTGCCGGTTGCGATAATCCGAGTACGCCGCAAGGGGCCGCCACGCCCTACGCCTCTTACGGCTTGCAGGTCAACGGGCTGGCGTCAACGCCATTCAATATTGCCGTAGGTGGAACCGACACTTACGGACTCCTCTCTGCCTTCTCTACTTACGTCAACAACAATCAGAGCGATACAAATTCCTACCGCTCGGTGTTGTCGTATATCCCCGAAGCCACGTGGAACGACTCCACCATGTTTAACGGTCACCTCTCGGGCAATGTGCCCAATGGGTACGATACGAGCCAGACCAACATCGTGGGTGGGAGCGGGGGCGCGAGTTCGTGCTCGACGCAATCCACGACCGGTGCGTGCGTGAGCGGCTACGCAAAGCCGAGCTGGCAGCGCGGCCCCGGAGTACCGAACGACCATGTACGCGATCTGCCGGACGTCTCGCTGATGGCCGGCAACGGCAACAATAACGCGGCGTGGCTGGTTTGCACGGATGACAGCGCCGGCGTCTCCGGGACCACGTACACGAACGACTGCTCAACCCAAGGAGGCAACTTCTACTTCTCGGGATTCGGCGGTACCTCGACCTCAGCCCCTGCGTTCGCTGGAATCCTTGCGCTCGTTCAGGAAAGCCAGGGCGGCGCCGGCCATCGCCTCGGCGGAGACGCTCTGAAGACTTTGTACGACATGTTCAATGGCACCCATGCCTCTGCGGTCTTCCATGACACGACGCAGGGCAACATATCTGTCTACTGCTCGAACGGCACACCCGATTGCAAAGCGAACACGGCTGGGTACAACTTCCTGACCGGCTATGACACGACCAGCGGCTACGATCTGGCCACCGGCATGGGCAGTGTTGACGCAACGAACCTGATCAAGTACTGGTCCTCAGCCATCGGGAGTACAGCCTCCACCATAACGGTGACGCCGTCGAGAAGCTCGATTACGACGGCGGACAGCCTCACGGTCCATGTGACGGTCTCGGGCGGCAGCGGCACTCCGACCGGCACGGTGAGCCTCAGCGGCGGTGGTTACACGTCGTCAGAGGTCGCGCTTGACGGGACGGGCAAAGCCAGCTTCACTGTTCCCGCAGGATCGTTCAGCACCGGCACTGTCACGCTGACGGTTGCCTACAGCGGCGATACGACCTACGCCAGCACCACCGGAACAGGTTCGGTTACGGTGACGCCGGTGCTTCTTACACCCATGGTCACAGTGACGCCGGCCAGCTCAAGCATCTTTGTTGATCAGTCCCTCAGCGTTACGGTGAAGGTTGCAGGAAGCGGCGCGACTCCAACCGGAACCGTTACTCTCACGAGCGGGAGCTACACCTCGGCGGCAACTTCGCTTGCTTCAGGCAGCGCCACCATCACGATTCCTGCGAGCACCCTGGCGGTGGGGAGCGCGACGCTCACTGCGACCTACAGCGGAGATTCGGCGTACAAGACGGCGACTGGTGCGGGTTCGGTTACGGTAGCGGCGCGGGTTACGCCTACTGTGACGGTTACACCGGCCAGCTCGAGCATCTTTGTGAATCAGCCGCTCAGTGTGACGGTAAACGTGGCCGGATCGAGTGGAACACCGACCGGTACTGTAACTCTTTCGGGTGGTGGCTACACTTCCGCGGCAACGACGCTTGCTTCGGGTAGCGCAACGATCAATATCCCCGCGAACAGCCTTACGGTGGGTGCAGTCACTCTCAGCGTTTCCTACAGCGGCGATACCGTTTATGCGACGGCCACGGGCACGAGCTCAGTTACGGTGAAGGCGCTCACACCCTTGACGCCTACTGTTACCGTCATACCGGCCAGCAGCAGCCTCGACCCGTCGCAGTCGCTCGATGTGACCGTCAAGGTGACGGGCGCGGGGGCGACTCCGACGGGGACCGTGAAGCTGTCAAGTGGAAGCTACACCTCGGCAGCAACGACGCTCTCAAGCGGAAGCGCAACCATCACCATTCCCGCGAACACCTTCAGCCCTGTTGGATCGGTGACGCTGACGGCGGCCTACTCGGGGGACAGCGTCTACACCGCAGGAACCGGCACGGGCACCGTCACTATTAATGCGCCGTACTCGATGAAGGCAACCACACCGGCGGCTATCAATGCTGGCGGCAGTGCTACTTCCACGGTCACGGTCACGTCAGATGGCGTGTACTCAGGTACAGTTGCGATGGCGTGCAGCCTGACGAGCTCGCCTGCCGGGGCGCAGCACGCGCCGTCGTGCTCAGTCAGCACTGGATCGTCGCTCACGTTCGACGCCAGTCATACTACGGGGACCACGACGCTGAACATCCTCACGACGGCTCCAACCTCGGCCAACCTTGACCGTCGTGGACTGCCAGGTTTGACCGGAGCGGGCGGCGCAGTTCTGGCGCTGCTGGCCTTCTTCGGAATACCGGCTCGCCGGCGTGCGTGGCGGGCGATGCTGGGGCTGCTGGTACTGATCGCGGCACTCAGCAGCTTGTCGGCCTGCGGTGGCAGCCACGGCAGCACAGGTGGTGGCGGTGGAACTCCGGGCACGACTGCCGGAACCTACACTTTTACTGTGACGGGAACCGGTACTCCGGCTGTTACGCCGGCTCCAACTGCTACGGTCACTCTCACTGTCAACTAA
- a CDS encoding bifunctional rhamnulose-1-phosphate aldolase/short-chain dehydrogenase — MSSPTIASPALHFLEDRWDDRVASGLDEPELLRYRSNLLGSDLRITNFAGGNTSSKVTETDPLTGAPVEVLWVKGSGGDLGSIKRAGFATLYLDKLLALERSYKGVDLEDDMVAMYPLCTFRNNPTAASIDTPLHGFLPFPHVDHLHPDWGIALAASGNGKKKMDEFNREFGHKLVWVPWQRPGFELGLMMRRAVEQNPDCDGIVLGGHGLFTWGQTQRECYLNTITLIDQIGQFIARHGEQNGPERFGGELVQSRADRAKLAIAIAPYLRGRVSAQNRWIASFSDSADVLQFVNSRYAKDLAFLGTSCPDHFIRTKIRPLFVPWAANEDLGALKKHIEEGLAEYRQLYRDYYHQFATPDSPALRDTSPTVVLIQGLGMFSFGKNKTEARIVGEFYTNAIHVMEGASLLAEGEVKDVLPQCGEGMDPATFKTFANYVALPPLEAFKIEYWAMEEAKIRRQPPEKELSRRIALVVGGGSGIGREVALKMAQRGAHVVVADRDEAGAQKVADELAAIASKEFVRATSVDIRNRETIGAALEATVAAFGGVDILINTAALFPSSPDGVINQAMWGTTLEINVTANYLLAEEAGKVFKEQDLDGAVVLTSSANAVVPKRGSEAYDVSKAAISHLVRELAVGMAPKVRVNGVSPATVVKGSTMFPRDRVRASLTKYGIAFDESMDDEQLRGLLANFYAQRTLTHQPIEPGDCAEAIVFLASPKTRCTTGHLIPVDGGLPEAFLR, encoded by the coding sequence ATGAGTAGTCCGACAATCGCTTCCCCTGCTTTGCATTTTCTCGAAGACCGCTGGGATGACCGTGTGGCATCCGGTCTCGATGAGCCGGAACTCCTGCGCTATCGCTCCAACCTGCTTGGGTCCGACCTGCGCATCACCAATTTCGCAGGCGGCAACACCAGTTCGAAGGTGACTGAAACCGATCCGCTGACCGGCGCGCCTGTCGAGGTTCTCTGGGTCAAAGGCTCGGGCGGCGACCTCGGCAGCATTAAGCGCGCGGGATTCGCAACGCTCTATCTCGACAAGCTCCTCGCACTCGAACGCAGCTACAAGGGGGTGGACCTCGAAGACGACATGGTGGCCATGTACCCGCTGTGCACGTTCCGCAACAACCCCACTGCTGCCTCCATCGACACGCCGCTCCACGGCTTCCTTCCCTTCCCCCACGTCGACCATCTCCACCCGGACTGGGGCATTGCGCTCGCGGCCTCCGGCAATGGCAAAAAGAAGATGGACGAGTTCAACCGCGAGTTCGGACACAAGCTGGTGTGGGTTCCCTGGCAGCGGCCCGGCTTCGAGCTCGGCCTCATGATGCGCCGCGCCGTGGAGCAGAACCCCGATTGCGATGGCATCGTGCTCGGCGGCCATGGCCTCTTCACCTGGGGACAGACGCAGCGCGAGTGCTATCTCAACACCATCACCCTCATCGACCAGATTGGGCAGTTCATTGCGCGCCATGGCGAGCAGAATGGACCGGAGCGCTTTGGCGGCGAACTGGTGCAGTCGCGTGCAGACCGCGCCAAGCTCGCCATCGCGATTGCTCCCTATCTGCGCGGCCGCGTCAGCGCGCAGAATCGCTGGATCGCCAGCTTCAGCGACTCCGCCGATGTCCTCCAGTTCGTCAATTCGCGATACGCAAAGGACCTGGCCTTCCTCGGTACCAGCTGTCCCGATCACTTCATCCGCACCAAGATTCGGCCCCTGTTTGTGCCGTGGGCAGCGAATGAAGATCTGGGCGCGCTGAAGAAACACATTGAAGAAGGTCTTGCCGAGTACCGTCAGCTCTATCGCGACTACTATCACCAGTTCGCCACACCGGATTCGCCGGCGCTCCGCGACACCAGCCCGACTGTCGTTCTCATTCAGGGTCTCGGCATGTTCAGCTTCGGCAAGAACAAGACTGAAGCGCGCATCGTGGGCGAGTTCTACACCAACGCCATTCACGTGATGGAAGGCGCAAGCCTCCTTGCCGAAGGCGAAGTCAAGGATGTGCTCCCGCAGTGCGGCGAAGGTATGGATCCTGCGACCTTCAAGACGTTCGCAAACTACGTTGCCCTGCCTCCACTCGAAGCGTTCAAGATCGAGTACTGGGCGATGGAAGAGGCGAAGATCCGTCGCCAGCCCCCCGAGAAGGAACTCAGCCGACGCATCGCTCTCGTTGTTGGCGGTGGCAGCGGCATCGGACGTGAAGTAGCGCTGAAGATGGCGCAGCGTGGAGCCCACGTTGTCGTCGCCGATCGCGACGAAGCTGGCGCCCAGAAGGTCGCCGACGAACTTGCCGCCATCGCATCGAAGGAATTCGTACGCGCCACTTCCGTGGACATTCGCAATCGCGAAACCATTGGCGCGGCGCTCGAGGCAACTGTGGCCGCATTCGGCGGAGTCGACATCCTGATCAACACGGCCGCCCTGTTCCCGTCCTCTCCGGATGGCGTGATCAATCAGGCCATGTGGGGGACCACGCTCGAGATCAACGTGACCGCGAACTACCTGCTCGCGGAAGAGGCGGGAAAGGTGTTCAAGGAGCAGGATCTCGACGGAGCCGTGGTGCTCACAAGCTCCGCGAATGCGGTTGTGCCCAAGCGCGGCAGCGAAGCCTACGATGTGAGCAAGGCCGCGATCTCGCACTTGGTGCGCGAGCTTGCCGTCGGCATGGCGCCCAAGGTGCGCGTCAACGGAGTGAGCCCCGCAACGGTCGTCAAAGGATCGACGATGTTCCCTCGGGATCGCGTTCGTGCCTCCCTCACCAAGTACGGGATCGCGTTTGACGAGTCGATGGACGACGAGCAGCTGCGCGGGTTGCTGGCGAATTTCTATGCACAGCGGACGCTCACGCATCAGCCCATCGAGCCGGGCGACTGCGCGGAGGCCATCGTGTTCCTCGCCAGCCCCAAGACCCGCTGCACAACAGGCCACCTCATTCCAGTCGATGGCGGTCTGCCGGAAGCGTTCCTGCGCTAG
- a CDS encoding lactate utilization protein B has protein sequence MIHPVLDPKLAPPFPKAALPVLRNPQLRKNVAHATDVITSKRGRLVAEKDDWQALRDAASALRAHVLENLGTYLEQFEERCTAAGGVVHWAADAAEAREIILNILRDENASEVIKIKTMTSAEIQLNPFLAQNGIEPHETDLAEIILQLGKDEPSHIVVPALHVNRSQVRDIFARTMHLPDLSDNPQELTAAARTYLRKKFLTVPTAISGANFLIAETGGVSVVESEGNGRMCLTLPRTMITLAGIEKVIPRYRDLEIMLQVLARSATGERMNPYTSLWTGVTKGDGPQRFHVVLLDNGRSDILQRERERQTLKCIRCAACMNACPVYRQTGGHAYGSVYPGPIGAILTPQLMKMEYAQSLPYASSLCGACYEVCPVKINIPEVLIDLRAKVTDQERNEERRFFDPLYLGMRMANKVFASAGRFQAAQRMMRIGLKPLTGKDGWIRSLPAYGARWTMTRDLRGVPQQSFREWWTSRANGKAKP, from the coding sequence GTGATCCATCCCGTCCTGGATCCGAAGCTCGCTCCGCCGTTCCCAAAAGCGGCGCTCCCGGTCCTGCGCAATCCGCAACTACGCAAGAACGTGGCCCACGCGACGGATGTAATCACCAGCAAGCGCGGCCGCCTGGTAGCTGAAAAGGACGACTGGCAGGCGCTGCGTGATGCAGCCTCCGCCCTGCGCGCGCATGTGCTCGAAAACCTCGGCACCTATCTCGAGCAGTTCGAGGAGCGCTGCACCGCCGCAGGCGGAGTGGTCCACTGGGCCGCCGACGCAGCCGAGGCGCGCGAGATCATTCTCAACATCCTGCGCGATGAGAATGCCAGCGAGGTCATCAAGATCAAGACCATGACCTCGGCCGAGATTCAGCTCAATCCGTTCCTCGCGCAGAACGGGATCGAGCCTCACGAAACCGACCTCGCCGAGATCATCCTGCAACTCGGCAAAGACGAGCCTTCGCACATCGTCGTCCCCGCGCTGCACGTGAACCGCAGCCAGGTGCGCGATATCTTCGCGCGCACGATGCACCTGCCGGATCTGAGCGACAATCCACAGGAACTGACAGCCGCCGCACGCACGTATCTGCGCAAGAAGTTCCTCACGGTCCCGACCGCCATCAGCGGCGCGAATTTCCTCATTGCCGAAACGGGCGGCGTCTCCGTAGTGGAGAGCGAAGGCAACGGGCGCATGTGCCTCACGCTGCCGCGCACCATGATTACGCTGGCAGGCATTGAAAAGGTGATCCCGCGCTACCGCGATCTCGAAATCATGCTGCAAGTCCTCGCCCGATCGGCCACTGGCGAGCGCATGAATCCCTACACCAGCCTGTGGACCGGCGTAACCAAGGGCGACGGCCCCCAGCGGTTCCACGTAGTGCTGCTCGACAACGGCCGCTCCGACATCCTGCAGCGCGAGCGCGAACGGCAAACGCTGAAGTGCATTCGCTGCGCGGCCTGCATGAATGCCTGCCCCGTATACCGGCAGACCGGCGGCCACGCCTACGGCAGCGTGTATCCGGGCCCGATCGGCGCGATTCTCACCCCGCAATTGATGAAGATGGAGTACGCGCAAAGCCTTCCCTACGCGAGCTCTCTCTGCGGCGCGTGCTATGAAGTCTGCCCCGTCAAAATCAACATCCCCGAAGTGCTCATCGACCTACGCGCCAAAGTTACAGATCAGGAACGAAACGAGGAACGCCGCTTCTTCGATCCTCTGTATCTCGGCATGCGCATGGCGAACAAGGTCTTCGCGAGCGCAGGCCGATTCCAGGCCGCGCAACGCATGATGCGAATCGGTCTGAAGCCGCTAACCGGCAAGGACGGATGGATTCGCAGCCTGCCAGCCTATGGAGCGCGCTGGACGATGACCCGCGACCTGCGCGGCGTTCCCCAGCAGAGCTTCCGCGAATGGTGGACCTCACGAGCCAACGGGAAGGCGAAGCCATGA